In Bos javanicus breed banteng chromosome 2, ARS-OSU_banteng_1.0, whole genome shotgun sequence, the following proteins share a genomic window:
- the NHSL3 gene encoding uncharacterized protein KIAA1522 homolog isoform X2, producing the protein MAARASPAAPAADEPGGPGGPPRRKKSRSGASGLRRAFSWLRGKRRKKKAAGAEGAEPAAPRAKKADDKARKAKGSAKAESDKRLSLGPGQGPGSVVDDHQDNVFFPTGRPPHLEELHTQAQEGLRSLQQQEKQKLNKSAWDHGDTQSLQSSRTGPDDDSISFCSQTTSYTAESSTAEDALSIRSEMIQRKGSTFRPHDSFPKPSGKSGRRRRERRSTVLGLPQHVQKELGLRNEREPPGTPRPPGPRDAVRIPTVDGRPAGPAAGPGARVSLQALEAEAEAGAEALLQRHIDRIYRDDTLFGRSTGARPPPLIRPMSLAVPGLTGGAGPPEPLSPAMSISPQATYLSKLIPHAVLPPTVDVVALGRCSLRTLSRCSLLSASPASVRSLGRFSSVSSPRPRSRHPSSSSDTWSHSQSSETIVSDGSTLSSKGGSEGRPEGSVANSSVAPPPQGGSGRGSPSGGSTAEASDTVSIRSGGQLSGRSVSLRKLKRPPPPPRRTHSLHQRSSAVPDGPLGLPPKPERKQQLQPPRPPTTGGSEGMAAPHCPPSSAGGWVSGLSPGGSRRPPRSPERTLSPSSGYSSQSGTPTLPPKGLAGAPASPGKAQPPKPERVTSLRSPGASVSSSLTSLCSSSSDPAPSDRSGPHMSTALGDRFVIPPHPKVAAPFSPPPSKPKSPNQAALAPAVVPGPVSTTAASPESPPTPQTSLTPPQASPAASKDQSPPPSPPPSYHPPPPPTKKPEVVEGALSAPETAEELLQDPNWPPPPPPTPEEQDLSMADFPPPEEAFFSVASPEPAGPSPLPEASLPAVSFQNQPSGTPDPPPAPPAPPAAGSVAGLLAKAPRKEPVGCSKGGGLPREDASAPLVTPSLLQTVRLRSVGAPTVAPNPASGPSPPQKPLRRALSGRASPASAASSGLHAAVRLKASNLVVSTGPLGAQPNGPPEAEPRSPASTASFIFSKGTKKLQLERPVSPETQADLQRNLVAELRSISEQRPPQAPKKTPKAPPPVARKPSGGIPLPTSPSFPRAEPLTAPPTNGLPHAEDRTKEELAENGSVLQLVGPDEQKLGSPSTDA; encoded by the exons gctctgccaagGCTGAGAGCGACAAACGACTGAGTTTGGGGCCTGGCCAGGGGCCAGGGTCTGTAGTGGATGACCACCAGGACAATGTCTTCTTCCCCACTGGGCGACCGCCTCACCTGGAAGAGTTACACACGCAGGCCCAGGAGGGGCTCCGTTCCCTCCAGCAGCAAG aaaaacagaaactgaaCAAGAGTGCCTGGGACCATGGAGACACCCAGAGCTTACAG TCTTCCCGCACTGGGCCAGATGATGATAGCATCTCCTTCTGCAGCCAGACCACGTCCTACACAGCTGAGAGCTCCACGGCAGAGGACGCGCTCTCCATCCGCTCTGAGATGATCCAGCGCAAAG GCTCCACCTTCCGGCCCCACGACTCGTTTCCCAAACCATCTGGAAAGTCGGGGCGCCGGCGGCGGGAGCGGCGGAGCACGGTGCTGGGACTGCCGCAGCACGTGCAAAAGGAACTCG GCCTGCGGAATGAACGTGAGCCACCAGGTACGCCTCGGCCTCCGGGTCCACGGGACGCTGTACGCATTCCCACAGTGGATGGCCGTCCGGCAGGCCCGGCCGCGGGGCCGGGGGCCAGGGTGTCCCTGCAGGCGCTGGAGGCAGAGGCCGAAGCTGGGGCCGAGGCCCTGCTGCAGCGCCACATCGACCGCATCTACCGCGATGACACGCTCTTCGGCCGGTCCACGGGGGCGCGGCCCCCGCCGCTAATCCGGCCCATGTCCCTCGCAGTGCCCGGACTGACGGGAGGGGCCGGGCCTCCAGAACCCCTGAGCCCGGCCATGTCCATCTCGCCCCAGGCCACCTACTTGTCGAAGCTGATCCCACACGCCGTGCTGCCGCCCACCGTGGACGTGGTGGCCCTGGGCCGCTGCAGCTTGCGCACCCTGAGCCGCTGCAGCCTGCTCTCAGCCAGCCCGGCCTCCGTCCGCTCTCTGGGCCGCTTCTCCTCGGTCTCCAGCCCGCGACCCCGAAGCCGCCACCCTTCCTCCTCCAGCGACACCTGGAGCCATTCTCAGTCCTCCGAGACCATTGTGTCTGATGGCTCCACCCTCTCCTCTAAGGGTGGCTCTGAGGGCCGGCCAGAGGGCTCCGTGGCCAACAGTAGCGTGGCGCCCCCTCCGCAGGGAGGCAGCGGGCGGGGCTCTCCCAGCGGGGGCAGCACCGCTGAAGCCTCGGACACTGTCAGCATTCGGAGCGGGGGCCAGTTGTCAGGCCGGAGCGTGTCCCTACGTAAGCTGAAGCGGCCCCCTCCGCCTCCCCGCCGGACCCACTCGCTCCATCAGCGCAGCTCGGCGGTCCCTGATGGGCCTTTGGGGCTGCCTCCCAAGCCAGAGCggaagcagcagctgcagccGCCCCGGCCGCCCACCACTGGAGGCTCGGAAGGGATGGCGGCCCCGCACTGTCCACCCAGCTCGGCAGGCGGCTGGGTGTCTGGCTTGTCTCCGGGTGGCTCCCGGCGCCCCCCACGTTCCCCGGAACGGACACTCTCACCCTCCAGTGGATACTCAAGCCAAAGTGGTACCCCTACCCTCCCCCCCAAGGGTCTAGCAGGGGCCCCTGCTTCCCCAGGCAAGGCCCAGCCCCCCAAACCAGAACGTGTCACTTCGCTTCGATCTCCCGGGGCCTCCGTCTCCTCCTCCCTCACTTCTCTGTGTTCCTCTTCCTCTGATCCAGCACCTTCAGACCGCTCTGGTCCTCACATGTCGACTGCCCTGGGCGACAGGTTTGTCATACCTCCTCACCCCAAGGtggctgcccccttctccccacctccctctaaGCCCAAGAGTCCAAACCAAGCTGCCCTTGCTCCTGCTGTAGTCCCTGGGCCTGTCTCTACCACTGCTGCCAGTCCTGAGTCCCCACCCACTCCCCAGACATCCCTGACCCCACCTCAGGCATCTCCTGCTGCCTCCAAAGACCAGTCACCCCCTCCGTCCCCACCCCCATCAtatcacccacccccaccccccactaaGAAGCCAGAGGTGGTTGAGGGGGCCCTGTCTGCCCCAGAGACCGCTGAGGAGCTCCTCCAAGATCCCAActggccccctcccccgcctcctaCCCCAGAGGAGCAGGACCTGTCCATGGCCGACTTCCCACCACCCGAGGAAGCCTTTTTCTCTGTGGCTAGCCCTGAGCCCGCAGGCCCTTCACCCCTCCCAGAGGCCTCCTTACCTGCTGTTTCCTTCCAGAACCAGCCCTCTGGTACCCCAGACCCTcctcccgccccgcccgccccacCTGCTGCCGGCTCTGTCGCAGGGCTTCTGGCCAAGGCCCCTCGGAAGGAGCCAGTGGGCTGCAGCAAGGGTGGGGGCCTTCCCCGGGAGGATGCCAGTGCGCCCCTGGTCACACCCTCACTCCTGCAGACGGTTCGGCTGCGCTCTGTGGGCGCTCCCACAGTGGCTCCAAATCCAGCATCGGGGCCATCACCCCCCCAGAAGCCACTCCGAAGGGCCCTGTCAGGGCGGGCTAGTCCTGCGTCTGCCGCCTCCTCAGGGCTCCATGCAGCTGTTCGGCTCAAGGCCTCTAACCTGGTTGTCAGCACAGGCCCTCTGGGTGCCCAGCCCAATGGACCACCTGAGGCAGAGCCACGGTCCCCTGCCTCTACGGCCAGCTTCATCTTCTCCAAGGGCACTAAGAAGCTGCAGCTGGAGCGGCCTGTGTCCCCGGAGACCCAGGCTGACCTCCAGCGGAACCTGGTAGCTGAACTAAGGAGCATCTCAGAGCAACGGCCACCCCAGGCCCCAAAGAAGACACCTAAGGCCCCCCCGCCTGTGGCTCGCAAGCCTTCTGGGGGCattccccttcccacctcccccagcTTTCCTCGAGCTGAGCCCCTTACTGCGCCTCCCACCAACGGGCTCCCCCATGCCGAGGACAGGACTAAGGAGGAGCTGGCAGAGAATGGAAGTGTCTTGCAGCTGGTGGGCCCGGACGAGCAGAAGCTGGGCTCGCCTAGTACAG ACGCATAG
- the NHSL3 gene encoding uncharacterized protein KIAA1522 homolog isoform X1 — protein sequence MAARASPAAPAADEPGGPGGPPRRKKSRSGASGLRRAFSWLRGKRRKKKAAGAEGAEPAAPRAKKADDKARKAKGKGRGSAKAESDKRLSLGPGQGPGSVVDDHQDNVFFPTGRPPHLEELHTQAQEGLRSLQQQEKQKLNKSAWDHGDTQSLQSSRTGPDDDSISFCSQTTSYTAESSTAEDALSIRSEMIQRKGSTFRPHDSFPKPSGKSGRRRRERRSTVLGLPQHVQKELGLRNEREPPGTPRPPGPRDAVRIPTVDGRPAGPAAGPGARVSLQALEAEAEAGAEALLQRHIDRIYRDDTLFGRSTGARPPPLIRPMSLAVPGLTGGAGPPEPLSPAMSISPQATYLSKLIPHAVLPPTVDVVALGRCSLRTLSRCSLLSASPASVRSLGRFSSVSSPRPRSRHPSSSSDTWSHSQSSETIVSDGSTLSSKGGSEGRPEGSVANSSVAPPPQGGSGRGSPSGGSTAEASDTVSIRSGGQLSGRSVSLRKLKRPPPPPRRTHSLHQRSSAVPDGPLGLPPKPERKQQLQPPRPPTTGGSEGMAAPHCPPSSAGGWVSGLSPGGSRRPPRSPERTLSPSSGYSSQSGTPTLPPKGLAGAPASPGKAQPPKPERVTSLRSPGASVSSSLTSLCSSSSDPAPSDRSGPHMSTALGDRFVIPPHPKVAAPFSPPPSKPKSPNQAALAPAVVPGPVSTTAASPESPPTPQTSLTPPQASPAASKDQSPPPSPPPSYHPPPPPTKKPEVVEGALSAPETAEELLQDPNWPPPPPPTPEEQDLSMADFPPPEEAFFSVASPEPAGPSPLPEASLPAVSFQNQPSGTPDPPPAPPAPPAAGSVAGLLAKAPRKEPVGCSKGGGLPREDASAPLVTPSLLQTVRLRSVGAPTVAPNPASGPSPPQKPLRRALSGRASPASAASSGLHAAVRLKASNLVVSTGPLGAQPNGPPEAEPRSPASTASFIFSKGTKKLQLERPVSPETQADLQRNLVAELRSISEQRPPQAPKKTPKAPPPVARKPSGGIPLPTSPSFPRAEPLTAPPTNGLPHAEDRTKEELAENGSVLQLVGPDEQKLGSPSTDA from the exons gctctgccaagGCTGAGAGCGACAAACGACTGAGTTTGGGGCCTGGCCAGGGGCCAGGGTCTGTAGTGGATGACCACCAGGACAATGTCTTCTTCCCCACTGGGCGACCGCCTCACCTGGAAGAGTTACACACGCAGGCCCAGGAGGGGCTCCGTTCCCTCCAGCAGCAAG aaaaacagaaactgaaCAAGAGTGCCTGGGACCATGGAGACACCCAGAGCTTACAG TCTTCCCGCACTGGGCCAGATGATGATAGCATCTCCTTCTGCAGCCAGACCACGTCCTACACAGCTGAGAGCTCCACGGCAGAGGACGCGCTCTCCATCCGCTCTGAGATGATCCAGCGCAAAG GCTCCACCTTCCGGCCCCACGACTCGTTTCCCAAACCATCTGGAAAGTCGGGGCGCCGGCGGCGGGAGCGGCGGAGCACGGTGCTGGGACTGCCGCAGCACGTGCAAAAGGAACTCG GCCTGCGGAATGAACGTGAGCCACCAGGTACGCCTCGGCCTCCGGGTCCACGGGACGCTGTACGCATTCCCACAGTGGATGGCCGTCCGGCAGGCCCGGCCGCGGGGCCGGGGGCCAGGGTGTCCCTGCAGGCGCTGGAGGCAGAGGCCGAAGCTGGGGCCGAGGCCCTGCTGCAGCGCCACATCGACCGCATCTACCGCGATGACACGCTCTTCGGCCGGTCCACGGGGGCGCGGCCCCCGCCGCTAATCCGGCCCATGTCCCTCGCAGTGCCCGGACTGACGGGAGGGGCCGGGCCTCCAGAACCCCTGAGCCCGGCCATGTCCATCTCGCCCCAGGCCACCTACTTGTCGAAGCTGATCCCACACGCCGTGCTGCCGCCCACCGTGGACGTGGTGGCCCTGGGCCGCTGCAGCTTGCGCACCCTGAGCCGCTGCAGCCTGCTCTCAGCCAGCCCGGCCTCCGTCCGCTCTCTGGGCCGCTTCTCCTCGGTCTCCAGCCCGCGACCCCGAAGCCGCCACCCTTCCTCCTCCAGCGACACCTGGAGCCATTCTCAGTCCTCCGAGACCATTGTGTCTGATGGCTCCACCCTCTCCTCTAAGGGTGGCTCTGAGGGCCGGCCAGAGGGCTCCGTGGCCAACAGTAGCGTGGCGCCCCCTCCGCAGGGAGGCAGCGGGCGGGGCTCTCCCAGCGGGGGCAGCACCGCTGAAGCCTCGGACACTGTCAGCATTCGGAGCGGGGGCCAGTTGTCAGGCCGGAGCGTGTCCCTACGTAAGCTGAAGCGGCCCCCTCCGCCTCCCCGCCGGACCCACTCGCTCCATCAGCGCAGCTCGGCGGTCCCTGATGGGCCTTTGGGGCTGCCTCCCAAGCCAGAGCggaagcagcagctgcagccGCCCCGGCCGCCCACCACTGGAGGCTCGGAAGGGATGGCGGCCCCGCACTGTCCACCCAGCTCGGCAGGCGGCTGGGTGTCTGGCTTGTCTCCGGGTGGCTCCCGGCGCCCCCCACGTTCCCCGGAACGGACACTCTCACCCTCCAGTGGATACTCAAGCCAAAGTGGTACCCCTACCCTCCCCCCCAAGGGTCTAGCAGGGGCCCCTGCTTCCCCAGGCAAGGCCCAGCCCCCCAAACCAGAACGTGTCACTTCGCTTCGATCTCCCGGGGCCTCCGTCTCCTCCTCCCTCACTTCTCTGTGTTCCTCTTCCTCTGATCCAGCACCTTCAGACCGCTCTGGTCCTCACATGTCGACTGCCCTGGGCGACAGGTTTGTCATACCTCCTCACCCCAAGGtggctgcccccttctccccacctccctctaaGCCCAAGAGTCCAAACCAAGCTGCCCTTGCTCCTGCTGTAGTCCCTGGGCCTGTCTCTACCACTGCTGCCAGTCCTGAGTCCCCACCCACTCCCCAGACATCCCTGACCCCACCTCAGGCATCTCCTGCTGCCTCCAAAGACCAGTCACCCCCTCCGTCCCCACCCCCATCAtatcacccacccccaccccccactaaGAAGCCAGAGGTGGTTGAGGGGGCCCTGTCTGCCCCAGAGACCGCTGAGGAGCTCCTCCAAGATCCCAActggccccctcccccgcctcctaCCCCAGAGGAGCAGGACCTGTCCATGGCCGACTTCCCACCACCCGAGGAAGCCTTTTTCTCTGTGGCTAGCCCTGAGCCCGCAGGCCCTTCACCCCTCCCAGAGGCCTCCTTACCTGCTGTTTCCTTCCAGAACCAGCCCTCTGGTACCCCAGACCCTcctcccgccccgcccgccccacCTGCTGCCGGCTCTGTCGCAGGGCTTCTGGCCAAGGCCCCTCGGAAGGAGCCAGTGGGCTGCAGCAAGGGTGGGGGCCTTCCCCGGGAGGATGCCAGTGCGCCCCTGGTCACACCCTCACTCCTGCAGACGGTTCGGCTGCGCTCTGTGGGCGCTCCCACAGTGGCTCCAAATCCAGCATCGGGGCCATCACCCCCCCAGAAGCCACTCCGAAGGGCCCTGTCAGGGCGGGCTAGTCCTGCGTCTGCCGCCTCCTCAGGGCTCCATGCAGCTGTTCGGCTCAAGGCCTCTAACCTGGTTGTCAGCACAGGCCCTCTGGGTGCCCAGCCCAATGGACCACCTGAGGCAGAGCCACGGTCCCCTGCCTCTACGGCCAGCTTCATCTTCTCCAAGGGCACTAAGAAGCTGCAGCTGGAGCGGCCTGTGTCCCCGGAGACCCAGGCTGACCTCCAGCGGAACCTGGTAGCTGAACTAAGGAGCATCTCAGAGCAACGGCCACCCCAGGCCCCAAAGAAGACACCTAAGGCCCCCCCGCCTGTGGCTCGCAAGCCTTCTGGGGGCattccccttcccacctcccccagcTTTCCTCGAGCTGAGCCCCTTACTGCGCCTCCCACCAACGGGCTCCCCCATGCCGAGGACAGGACTAAGGAGGAGCTGGCAGAGAATGGAAGTGTCTTGCAGCTGGTGGGCCCGGACGAGCAGAAGCTGGGCTCGCCTAGTACAG ACGCATAG
- the NHSL3 gene encoding uncharacterized protein KIAA1522 homolog isoform X3, giving the protein MGNSHHKRKAPSGPRARSFWRFGRSAKRPAGSAKAESDKRLSLGPGQGPGSVVDDHQDNVFFPTGRPPHLEELHTQAQEGLRSLQQQEKQKLNKSAWDHGDTQSLQSSRTGPDDDSISFCSQTTSYTAESSTAEDALSIRSEMIQRKGSTFRPHDSFPKPSGKSGRRRRERRSTVLGLPQHVQKELGLRNEREPPGTPRPPGPRDAVRIPTVDGRPAGPAAGPGARVSLQALEAEAEAGAEALLQRHIDRIYRDDTLFGRSTGARPPPLIRPMSLAVPGLTGGAGPPEPLSPAMSISPQATYLSKLIPHAVLPPTVDVVALGRCSLRTLSRCSLLSASPASVRSLGRFSSVSSPRPRSRHPSSSSDTWSHSQSSETIVSDGSTLSSKGGSEGRPEGSVANSSVAPPPQGGSGRGSPSGGSTAEASDTVSIRSGGQLSGRSVSLRKLKRPPPPPRRTHSLHQRSSAVPDGPLGLPPKPERKQQLQPPRPPTTGGSEGMAAPHCPPSSAGGWVSGLSPGGSRRPPRSPERTLSPSSGYSSQSGTPTLPPKGLAGAPASPGKAQPPKPERVTSLRSPGASVSSSLTSLCSSSSDPAPSDRSGPHMSTALGDRFVIPPHPKVAAPFSPPPSKPKSPNQAALAPAVVPGPVSTTAASPESPPTPQTSLTPPQASPAASKDQSPPPSPPPSYHPPPPPTKKPEVVEGALSAPETAEELLQDPNWPPPPPPTPEEQDLSMADFPPPEEAFFSVASPEPAGPSPLPEASLPAVSFQNQPSGTPDPPPAPPAPPAAGSVAGLLAKAPRKEPVGCSKGGGLPREDASAPLVTPSLLQTVRLRSVGAPTVAPNPASGPSPPQKPLRRALSGRASPASAASSGLHAAVRLKASNLVVSTGPLGAQPNGPPEAEPRSPASTASFIFSKGTKKLQLERPVSPETQADLQRNLVAELRSISEQRPPQAPKKTPKAPPPVARKPSGGIPLPTSPSFPRAEPLTAPPTNGLPHAEDRTKEELAENGSVLQLVGPDEQKLGSPSTDA; this is encoded by the exons gctctgccaagGCTGAGAGCGACAAACGACTGAGTTTGGGGCCTGGCCAGGGGCCAGGGTCTGTAGTGGATGACCACCAGGACAATGTCTTCTTCCCCACTGGGCGACCGCCTCACCTGGAAGAGTTACACACGCAGGCCCAGGAGGGGCTCCGTTCCCTCCAGCAGCAAG aaaaacagaaactgaaCAAGAGTGCCTGGGACCATGGAGACACCCAGAGCTTACAG TCTTCCCGCACTGGGCCAGATGATGATAGCATCTCCTTCTGCAGCCAGACCACGTCCTACACAGCTGAGAGCTCCACGGCAGAGGACGCGCTCTCCATCCGCTCTGAGATGATCCAGCGCAAAG GCTCCACCTTCCGGCCCCACGACTCGTTTCCCAAACCATCTGGAAAGTCGGGGCGCCGGCGGCGGGAGCGGCGGAGCACGGTGCTGGGACTGCCGCAGCACGTGCAAAAGGAACTCG GCCTGCGGAATGAACGTGAGCCACCAGGTACGCCTCGGCCTCCGGGTCCACGGGACGCTGTACGCATTCCCACAGTGGATGGCCGTCCGGCAGGCCCGGCCGCGGGGCCGGGGGCCAGGGTGTCCCTGCAGGCGCTGGAGGCAGAGGCCGAAGCTGGGGCCGAGGCCCTGCTGCAGCGCCACATCGACCGCATCTACCGCGATGACACGCTCTTCGGCCGGTCCACGGGGGCGCGGCCCCCGCCGCTAATCCGGCCCATGTCCCTCGCAGTGCCCGGACTGACGGGAGGGGCCGGGCCTCCAGAACCCCTGAGCCCGGCCATGTCCATCTCGCCCCAGGCCACCTACTTGTCGAAGCTGATCCCACACGCCGTGCTGCCGCCCACCGTGGACGTGGTGGCCCTGGGCCGCTGCAGCTTGCGCACCCTGAGCCGCTGCAGCCTGCTCTCAGCCAGCCCGGCCTCCGTCCGCTCTCTGGGCCGCTTCTCCTCGGTCTCCAGCCCGCGACCCCGAAGCCGCCACCCTTCCTCCTCCAGCGACACCTGGAGCCATTCTCAGTCCTCCGAGACCATTGTGTCTGATGGCTCCACCCTCTCCTCTAAGGGTGGCTCTGAGGGCCGGCCAGAGGGCTCCGTGGCCAACAGTAGCGTGGCGCCCCCTCCGCAGGGAGGCAGCGGGCGGGGCTCTCCCAGCGGGGGCAGCACCGCTGAAGCCTCGGACACTGTCAGCATTCGGAGCGGGGGCCAGTTGTCAGGCCGGAGCGTGTCCCTACGTAAGCTGAAGCGGCCCCCTCCGCCTCCCCGCCGGACCCACTCGCTCCATCAGCGCAGCTCGGCGGTCCCTGATGGGCCTTTGGGGCTGCCTCCCAAGCCAGAGCggaagcagcagctgcagccGCCCCGGCCGCCCACCACTGGAGGCTCGGAAGGGATGGCGGCCCCGCACTGTCCACCCAGCTCGGCAGGCGGCTGGGTGTCTGGCTTGTCTCCGGGTGGCTCCCGGCGCCCCCCACGTTCCCCGGAACGGACACTCTCACCCTCCAGTGGATACTCAAGCCAAAGTGGTACCCCTACCCTCCCCCCCAAGGGTCTAGCAGGGGCCCCTGCTTCCCCAGGCAAGGCCCAGCCCCCCAAACCAGAACGTGTCACTTCGCTTCGATCTCCCGGGGCCTCCGTCTCCTCCTCCCTCACTTCTCTGTGTTCCTCTTCCTCTGATCCAGCACCTTCAGACCGCTCTGGTCCTCACATGTCGACTGCCCTGGGCGACAGGTTTGTCATACCTCCTCACCCCAAGGtggctgcccccttctccccacctccctctaaGCCCAAGAGTCCAAACCAAGCTGCCCTTGCTCCTGCTGTAGTCCCTGGGCCTGTCTCTACCACTGCTGCCAGTCCTGAGTCCCCACCCACTCCCCAGACATCCCTGACCCCACCTCAGGCATCTCCTGCTGCCTCCAAAGACCAGTCACCCCCTCCGTCCCCACCCCCATCAtatcacccacccccaccccccactaaGAAGCCAGAGGTGGTTGAGGGGGCCCTGTCTGCCCCAGAGACCGCTGAGGAGCTCCTCCAAGATCCCAActggccccctcccccgcctcctaCCCCAGAGGAGCAGGACCTGTCCATGGCCGACTTCCCACCACCCGAGGAAGCCTTTTTCTCTGTGGCTAGCCCTGAGCCCGCAGGCCCTTCACCCCTCCCAGAGGCCTCCTTACCTGCTGTTTCCTTCCAGAACCAGCCCTCTGGTACCCCAGACCCTcctcccgccccgcccgccccacCTGCTGCCGGCTCTGTCGCAGGGCTTCTGGCCAAGGCCCCTCGGAAGGAGCCAGTGGGCTGCAGCAAGGGTGGGGGCCTTCCCCGGGAGGATGCCAGTGCGCCCCTGGTCACACCCTCACTCCTGCAGACGGTTCGGCTGCGCTCTGTGGGCGCTCCCACAGTGGCTCCAAATCCAGCATCGGGGCCATCACCCCCCCAGAAGCCACTCCGAAGGGCCCTGTCAGGGCGGGCTAGTCCTGCGTCTGCCGCCTCCTCAGGGCTCCATGCAGCTGTTCGGCTCAAGGCCTCTAACCTGGTTGTCAGCACAGGCCCTCTGGGTGCCCAGCCCAATGGACCACCTGAGGCAGAGCCACGGTCCCCTGCCTCTACGGCCAGCTTCATCTTCTCCAAGGGCACTAAGAAGCTGCAGCTGGAGCGGCCTGTGTCCCCGGAGACCCAGGCTGACCTCCAGCGGAACCTGGTAGCTGAACTAAGGAGCATCTCAGAGCAACGGCCACCCCAGGCCCCAAAGAAGACACCTAAGGCCCCCCCGCCTGTGGCTCGCAAGCCTTCTGGGGGCattccccttcccacctcccccagcTTTCCTCGAGCTGAGCCCCTTACTGCGCCTCCCACCAACGGGCTCCCCCATGCCGAGGACAGGACTAAGGAGGAGCTGGCAGAGAATGGAAGTGTCTTGCAGCTGGTGGGCCCGGACGAGCAGAAGCTGGGCTCGCCTAGTACAG ACGCATAG